A stretch of candidate division KSB1 bacterium DNA encodes these proteins:
- a CDS encoding Hsp20/alpha crystallin family protein, giving the protein MPIARRLAAMGLGEGGDEPGMRAGVVFTKNVSYWVSDLGWSPNTDIFETEQALVIRLEIAGVERDHMEITLRENTLTVRGYRHSSPHAQRVYFHQAEISYGPFEKVIVLPERLVAGRVEARYRQGFLEITIAKEQDALHEAREVQIED; this is encoded by the coding sequence ATGCCAATCGCGAGGCGGCTCGCTGCCATGGGCCTTGGCGAGGGAGGCGACGAGCCGGGCATGAGAGCGGGGGTCGTATTCACCAAGAACGTGAGCTATTGGGTCAGTGACCTGGGATGGAGCCCCAACACCGATATCTTCGAGACCGAGCAAGCACTGGTGATCCGCTTGGAGATTGCCGGGGTCGAGCGGGATCACATGGAGATCACCCTGCGGGAGAACACCCTCACGGTGCGCGGCTACCGGCACAGCAGCCCGCATGCGCAGCGGGTGTACTTCCACCAGGCGGAAATTAGCTACGGCCCGTTCGAGAAGGTCATTGTTCTGCCGGAACGCCTGGTTGCCGGCAGGGTTGAGGCACGCTACCGCCAGGGATTCCTGGAGATAACCATCGCCAAGGAGCAAGACGCCTTGCACGAAGCACGCGAAGTTCAGATCGAAGATTGA
- a CDS encoding 50S ribosomal protein L25: MSELICERRERTGKQAAKQLRRKGMLPGIYYCGRGEPTPIAIEEKALRAVLQSEANIVDVKLDGKAVKCIVREVQFDPLRDVPVHVDLMGVRMDQKVSLMVPVRLVGIPEGVKTAGGILQQVLREVEVEALPGDLPEHIDVDVSKLGIGESIHVRDLVLERAHILTDPTLSVATVTAPAVVREAAEAAAPEVAEAEEEEAAPEAEQEQ, encoded by the coding sequence ATGTCTGAACTGATCTGTGAGAGGCGTGAGAGAACTGGCAAGCAGGCTGCCAAGCAGCTTCGCCGCAAAGGCATGCTCCCCGGCATCTACTATTGCGGGCGCGGGGAGCCGACCCCCATTGCTATCGAGGAGAAGGCGCTGCGTGCCGTGCTGCAGAGTGAAGCCAACATCGTCGATGTGAAGCTTGACGGCAAGGCGGTCAAGTGCATTGTGCGCGAAGTGCAATTTGATCCGCTCCGCGACGTGCCGGTGCACGTGGACTTGATGGGCGTGCGCATGGACCAGAAGGTGAGCCTGATGGTACCGGTGCGCTTGGTGGGGATTCCGGAAGGTGTGAAAACTGCCGGCGGCATCCTGCAGCAAGTGCTGCGCGAGGTTGAGGTGGAGGCGCTGCCTGGTGACCTGCCGGAGCACATTGACGTCGATGTCTCGAAGCTGGGTATCGGCGAGTCGATACACGTCAGGGATCTCGTCCTGGAACGGGCGCACATCCTGACAGATCCCACGCTGTCTGTGGCCACCGTGACCGCACCGGCAGTGGTGCGCGAGGCGGCAGAGGCTGCGGCCCCTGAGGTGGCGGAAGCCGAGGAGGAAGAGGCTGCACCGGAGGCTGAACAGGAGCAGTAG
- a CDS encoding SpoVG family protein, producing the protein MEITEVSITLREEERLKAFVNVTFDNVFVVRGMKVIHGNTGYFVSMPSRKAEDGTYRDIAHPVTPEFREYLEKTVLAVYRKKLMEEKGLTEEQLPPELR; encoded by the coding sequence ATGGAAATCACCGAGGTCTCGATCACCCTCCGCGAGGAGGAGAGGCTGAAGGCGTTTGTCAACGTGACCTTCGACAACGTCTTTGTCGTGCGGGGTATGAAGGTTATCCACGGGAACACGGGTTACTTCGTGAGCATGCCCAGTCGCAAGGCTGAGGACGGTACCTACCGCGACATTGCCCACCCCGTCACGCCCGAATTTCGGGAATACCTTGAGAAGACCGTCCTTGCGGTGTATCGCAAGAAGTTGATGGAAGAGAAAGGGTTGACTGAGGAGCAACTCCCGCCGGAGTTGCGCTGA
- the lon gene encoding endopeptidase La, protein MTEQGNNTVPESPSKIEIPAELPVLPLRDTVVFPFVATPLIVARRPSVQLIDDVLSGDRLLALVAQRKPELEEPKPEDIYTVGTAAIVLKMLKFPDGSLRVLVQGIERIKVLEYSSSEPYYRARIKVVRESYRPSTTIEALMRNVQIQFQKIVSLVPHLPDELQVVAMNLQDPGRLADLVASNINLSLQEKQEILEHADVERRLERLTVFLTRELEVLELGSKIQSQVQSELGKNQREYFLREQLKAIQQELGIGDERSAEINELRKAIEEAKMPEQAYKEAMRELDRLAKMQPGAAEYTVSRTYIDWLVALPWSVSTQDNLDIEAARRVLDEDHYDLEKVKERILEYLAVRKLKPDSKGPILCFVGPPGVGKTSVGRSIARALGRKFVRMSLGGVRDEAEIRGHRRTYIGALPGRIIQGLKNARANNPVFMLDEVDKIGADFRGDPSSALLEVLDPEQNFSFSDHYLEVPFDLSKVMFITTANVLDTIPPALRDRMEVLELPGYIAEEKLHIAFKYLIPRQIEENGLKPKHITFTHAAVRKIIQAYTREAGVRNLEREIASICRKVAKEVAAHGDTKHIITPDKLREYLGPAKFYSEVKERTSEPGVATGLAWTPVGGDILFVEATKMRGNNKLTLTGQLGEVMRESAQAALSYVRSRAAQLGISEEVFEKHDIHVHVPQGAIPKDGPSAGVTIATSLVSLLTDRPIRSDIAMTGEITLRGKVLPVGGIKEKVLAARRAGIRHIILPSKNEKDLAEIPEELRKEITFYFVDNMDQVLELALRKNGRLRSRS, encoded by the coding sequence ATGACCGAGCAGGGTAACAACACAGTCCCGGAATCGCCGTCCAAGATCGAGATACCTGCGGAGTTGCCGGTTTTGCCGCTGCGCGATACCGTGGTGTTTCCTTTCGTGGCCACGCCGCTGATTGTGGCCAGGCGGCCATCCGTGCAACTGATCGACGATGTGCTGAGTGGCGATCGCTTGCTGGCCCTGGTGGCGCAGCGTAAGCCCGAGCTCGAGGAGCCGAAGCCAGAGGATATCTACACCGTAGGCACGGCTGCCATCGTGCTCAAGATGCTCAAGTTCCCGGACGGCAGCCTGCGGGTGCTTGTGCAGGGGATCGAGCGCATCAAGGTGCTGGAGTACTCGTCGTCCGAGCCTTACTACCGGGCGAGAATCAAGGTGGTCAGGGAGTCGTATCGGCCCAGCACCACGATCGAAGCGCTGATGCGCAACGTGCAGATTCAGTTCCAGAAGATTGTCAGCCTGGTGCCGCACCTCCCTGACGAGCTGCAGGTGGTGGCCATGAACCTGCAGGACCCGGGTCGGCTGGCGGACCTGGTGGCTTCCAACATCAACCTGAGCCTGCAGGAGAAGCAGGAAATCCTCGAGCATGCCGACGTCGAGCGGCGCTTGGAGAGGCTCACTGTCTTCCTCACTCGCGAGCTGGAAGTCTTAGAACTCGGCTCCAAGATCCAGAGCCAGGTGCAGAGCGAGTTGGGCAAGAATCAGCGCGAGTACTTCTTGCGCGAACAGCTCAAGGCCATCCAGCAGGAGCTGGGCATCGGCGACGAACGTTCTGCGGAGATCAACGAGCTCCGCAAGGCAATCGAAGAAGCGAAGATGCCGGAGCAGGCCTATAAGGAGGCGATGCGGGAGTTGGATCGCCTCGCCAAGATGCAGCCCGGCGCCGCCGAGTACACGGTCTCGCGCACCTACATCGACTGGCTGGTCGCCCTGCCGTGGTCGGTTTCCACCCAGGACAACTTGGACATCGAAGCCGCGCGCAGAGTGCTGGATGAAGACCACTACGACTTAGAGAAGGTCAAAGAGCGCATCCTCGAATACCTGGCAGTGCGCAAGCTGAAGCCCGATTCCAAAGGGCCTATCCTCTGCTTCGTGGGCCCGCCGGGTGTGGGCAAGACCTCCGTCGGGCGCTCCATTGCCCGGGCGCTGGGGCGCAAGTTCGTGCGCATGTCCTTGGGTGGGGTGCGCGACGAGGCGGAGATCCGCGGCCACCGCCGCACCTACATCGGCGCCCTCCCAGGCCGCATCATTCAGGGGCTGAAGAACGCGCGCGCCAACAATCCGGTGTTCATGCTCGACGAGGTGGACAAGATCGGCGCTGACTTTCGCGGTGATCCCTCGTCGGCGCTGCTGGAAGTGCTCGACCCAGAACAGAACTTCTCCTTCTCCGACCACTACTTGGAGGTGCCCTTCGATCTGTCCAAGGTGATGTTTATCACCACGGCCAACGTCTTGGACACCATTCCCCCAGCGTTGCGCGACCGAATGGAGGTGTTGGAGTTGCCCGGCTACATCGCCGAGGAGAAACTGCATATCGCCTTCAAATACCTCATCCCGCGCCAGATCGAGGAGAATGGCCTCAAGCCGAAGCACATCACTTTCACCCACGCCGCCGTGCGCAAGATCATCCAGGCGTATACACGAGAGGCGGGCGTGCGCAACTTGGAGCGAGAAATCGCCTCCATCTGCCGCAAAGTGGCCAAAGAGGTCGCTGCCCACGGCGACACCAAGCACATCATCACGCCGGACAAGCTGCGGGAGTACTTAGGGCCGGCCAAGTTCTACTCCGAGGTCAAGGAGCGCACCAGCGAGCCGGGTGTGGCCACCGGTCTTGCCTGGACGCCGGTCGGCGGCGACATCCTCTTTGTCGAGGCGACCAAGATGCGCGGCAATAACAAGCTTACCCTCACCGGCCAGCTTGGCGAAGTGATGCGCGAGTCGGCGCAGGCTGCGCTCTCCTACGTCCGCTCCCGCGCTGCGCAGTTGGGCATCAGCGAGGAGGTCTTTGAAAAGCACGACATCCATGTGCACGTCCCCCAGGGAGCCATTCCGAAGGACGGCCCGTCTGCGGGCGTGACCATCGCCACCTCGCTGGTGTCGCTGCTCACCGATCGGCCTATCCGCAGCGACATCGCAATGACCGGGGAGATCACCCTGCGTGGCAAGGTGCTTCCGGTGGGGGGCATCAAG
- a CDS encoding manganese efflux pump MntP family protein has translation MEFLTVFVIAVGLAMDATAVAVGVGANLRPWRARAILRLSLHFGLFQFLMPLIGWAIGAVVSSWLERYDHWVAFALLVGVAGHMVHEAKRPPELPKNDPTRGLTLVVLSVATSIDALAVGFSLALLGLAVLYSCAIIGVVAFSLSGLGGLLGHHTHRVFGKSTQLVGAAILVAVALRILVAHLQRGI, from the coding sequence ATGGAGTTCCTGACCGTCTTCGTTATCGCTGTGGGCCTGGCCATGGATGCGACCGCGGTGGCGGTAGGAGTGGGGGCCAACCTCCGCCCCTGGCGGGCCCGGGCAATACTCCGTCTGTCCTTGCACTTTGGTCTGTTTCAGTTCCTGATGCCACTCATCGGCTGGGCAATTGGCGCGGTGGTCAGTAGCTGGCTGGAGAGGTACGACCATTGGGTCGCCTTCGCGCTGCTCGTAGGCGTGGCCGGACACATGGTGCACGAGGCTAAGCGACCGCCGGAGCTTCCCAAGAACGATCCTACCCGTGGCCTCACCCTGGTGGTGCTGTCTGTTGCTACCAGCATCGACGCCTTAGCGGTGGGGTTCTCCTTAGCGCTCCTGGGTTTGGCCGTGCTCTATTCGTGCGCGATCATCGGGGTGGTGGCGTTTTCTCTCAGCGGCCTCGGTGGCCTGTTAGGCCATCACACCCACAGGGTGTTTGGCAAGAGCACCCAGTTGGTGGGGGCCGCGATCTTGGTGGCTGTGGCGCTGCGCATTCTCGTGGCCCACTTGCAGAGGGGGATATGA
- the ispE gene encoding 4-(cytidine 5'-diphospho)-2-C-methyl-D-erythritol kinase: protein MARVYLRSFAKINLGLRVLGRRSDGYHDICTIFQQVSLGDDIIVAPDGEEVTVVCRQPGVAPGRDNLCWRAAAALQMATGCRRGARITLRKRIPVGAGLGGGSSNAAVVLAALNEIWGTRLPEEELLSLAAQIGSDVPFFLLGGSAVGEGRGEVLRPIELPTDYWCVLAIPNVEISTRWAYSAAKFDLTKRRKSITFPCRVAELRDRQQWEQFLNNDFEEVVFAAYPVIAQLKAELRREGGFYCSLSGSGGAVFGLFTRREQARRARAALSRVSRAVLVRPVRYGRREVVEAVARQLCTA from the coding sequence ATGGCGAGAGTCTACCTCCGTTCTTTTGCAAAGATCAACTTGGGGCTGCGCGTCCTGGGCAGGCGCAGCGACGGCTACCACGACATTTGCACCATCTTCCAGCAGGTCTCCTTGGGCGATGATATCATCGTGGCGCCCGATGGCGAGGAGGTCACGGTGGTGTGCCGTCAGCCTGGTGTAGCCCCAGGGAGGGACAACCTCTGTTGGCGGGCGGCTGCAGCCTTGCAGATGGCCACCGGTTGCAGACGAGGAGCGCGCATCACCTTGCGCAAGCGCATCCCGGTGGGTGCGGGCTTGGGAGGCGGAAGCAGCAACGCGGCGGTGGTGCTGGCTGCGCTCAACGAAATCTGGGGTACGCGGCTCCCGGAGGAGGAACTTCTGTCCTTAGCTGCTCAGATTGGCTCTGATGTGCCCTTCTTCCTCCTGGGAGGGAGTGCCGTCGGTGAGGGACGGGGCGAAGTGCTGCGCCCGATCGAGCTGCCGACGGATTATTGGTGCGTGCTGGCAATTCCAAATGTCGAAATATCTACAAGATGGGCCTACAGCGCGGCCAAATTTGACTTGACAAAGAGGCGGAAAAGTATTACATTTCCCTGCCGCGTTGCGGAACTGCGCGATCGTCAGCAGTGGGAGCAGTTTCTGAACAACGACTTTGAAGAGGTGGTGTTTGCTGCGTATCCGGTTATTGCGCAGTTGAAGGCGGAACTGCGTCGCGAGGGAGGCTTCTACTGTAGCTTGTCAGGCAGCGGCGGTGCAGTGTTTGGGCTGTTCACGCGCCGGGAGCAGGCGCGACGCGCCCGCGCGGCCCTCTCCAGGGTGAGCAGGGCAGTGCTCGTTCGTCCAGTGAGGTATGGTCGCCGGGAGGTGGTAGAGGCAGTGGCGCGTCAACTTTGCACCGCGTAG
- a CDS encoding M2 family metallopeptidase: MQRFAAAMMAIALLGMLGGCGRRAVEQEARAFLDAHVQKVRPLEKAMNLAYWRACVTGEQEFYDQYAQYQLALRQVLSDSAAFAKVKSFKESKAVHDPLVARQLTLLYKQFLANQIPAELLGQIVALSTKVEQAFNTFRPTLDGRPVSSNDIAEVLRTSTDSQLRQRAWEASKEVGAKVAADLIQLAKLRNQAARALGFEDYYVMALALAEQDVENLEAIFAELAELTDEPFGRAKREVDSVLAARYGIAPDQLRPWHYQDPFLQEAPRIQELDLDRYYQDRDVVELARTFYRGIGLDVDSVLARSDLFEKPGKNPHAFCTDIDREGDVRVLANVRSDARWMDTMLHELGHAVYDVYIDRRLPYLVREPAHAFTTEGIAELFGRLALNPSWLQSILQLSDQQRAECEQAMLRSARLKQLVFARWCQVMVNFERELYRDPDQDLNCLWWDLVERYQLVRRPENRKAPDWAAKIHFSSSPVYYHNYMLGELFASQLHHYLVTSLLRAADEQGLGYVGQRRIGEFLRQRVFAPGSRYHWDELIQRATGEPLTATYFAQQYAQQ; the protein is encoded by the coding sequence ATGCAAAGGTTCGCAGCGGCTATGATGGCAATTGCCCTCCTTGGCATGCTCGGGGGGTGTGGCCGACGTGCTGTCGAACAGGAGGCACGCGCTTTCCTGGATGCCCACGTCCAGAAGGTCCGTCCGCTGGAGAAGGCCATGAACCTGGCCTACTGGCGGGCGTGCGTGACCGGGGAGCAGGAGTTCTACGACCAGTACGCCCAGTACCAACTTGCCTTGCGACAAGTGCTGTCCGACAGCGCAGCGTTTGCCAAAGTGAAGTCATTCAAGGAGTCAAAGGCGGTGCACGACCCCTTGGTGGCGCGGCAGCTTACCCTGCTCTACAAGCAGTTCCTGGCGAACCAGATCCCCGCCGAGTTGCTGGGTCAGATTGTGGCGTTGAGCACGAAGGTTGAGCAGGCGTTCAACACCTTTCGCCCCACGCTGGACGGCAGGCCGGTGAGCTCCAACGACATTGCCGAGGTGCTGCGCACTTCGACCGATAGCCAGCTGCGGCAGCGGGCGTGGGAGGCCAGCAAGGAAGTGGGCGCCAAGGTGGCAGCCGACCTCATTCAATTGGCCAAGCTGCGCAATCAGGCAGCTCGTGCCTTGGGGTTTGAGGACTACTACGTTATGGCGCTCGCCCTGGCCGAACAAGACGTAGAGAACCTGGAGGCCATTTTTGCAGAGCTGGCCGAGCTCACCGACGAGCCTTTCGGCCGTGCCAAACGGGAGGTGGACTCCGTACTGGCCGCACGTTATGGCATTGCTCCTGACCAGTTGCGACCGTGGCACTACCAGGACCCGTTCCTCCAGGAGGCGCCGCGAATCCAGGAATTGGACCTGGACCGCTACTACCAGGACCGAGACGTGGTGGAGCTGGCGCGCACTTTCTATCGCGGCATCGGGCTGGACGTGGACTCCGTGTTGGCCAGGAGTGACCTCTTCGAGAAGCCGGGCAAGAACCCGCACGCTTTCTGCACGGATATTGACCGCGAGGGGGACGTCCGGGTGCTGGCCAACGTGCGTAGCGATGCCCGCTGGATGGACACGATGCTGCACGAGCTCGGCCACGCCGTGTACGACGTCTACATCGACCGGCGTCTGCCTTACCTCGTGCGCGAGCCGGCACATGCCTTTACCACCGAGGGGATCGCCGAATTGTTTGGCCGTCTGGCGCTCAATCCCAGTTGGTTGCAAAGCATCTTGCAGCTCAGCGACCAGCAACGTGCGGAGTGTGAGCAGGCAATGCTGCGCAGCGCCCGATTGAAACAGCTCGTGTTTGCACGCTGGTGCCAGGTGATGGTGAACTTTGAACGAGAACTCTACCGCGATCCTGACCAGGACTTGAACTGCTTGTGGTGGGATCTGGTGGAGAGGTATCAACTGGTGCGCAGGCCGGAAAACCGCAAGGCCCCGGACTGGGCAGCCAAGATTCACTTCTCTTCCTCTCCGGTGTACTATCACAACTACATGCTTGGCGAGCTGTTTGCATCGCAACTCCATCACTACCTTGTCACTTCGCTGCTGCGCGCCGCGGACGAGCAGGGGTTGGGCTACGTGGGGCAGCGGCGCATAGGGGAGTTTCTGCGGCAGCGGGTATTCGCCCCTGGCTCGCGCTACCATTGGGATGAGCTCATCCAGCGGGCAACAGGCGAGCCGCTCACCGCCACCTACTTTGCCCAGCAGTATGCACAGCAGTGA
- a CDS encoding ribose-phosphate pyrophosphokinase produces MAERLKVFSGSTNVPLATAICKSLRIKLGVISRGRFSDGEIWVKYEENVRGADCFLIQSTNAPADNLMELLVMIDAARRASAKRITAVIPYFGYARQDRKDRPRVAITAKLVANLITTAGADRVLTMDLHAPQLQGFFDIPVDHLYSATVACKFVEKMRIPDLVIASPDVGGIQIARAYARRLHAPLALVDKRRPRPNEAEVRTLIGEVEGKNVLLVDDIVDTGNTLCEVTKFLIEQRGAKAVSALCTHAVLSGQAVEKLQASPLKRLVVTDTIALPPEKRIDKLEVISVAELFAEGVWRIHRNMSVSKLFSVT; encoded by the coding sequence ATGGCAGAAAGGTTGAAGGTTTTCAGCGGCTCGACGAACGTGCCCTTGGCAACGGCCATTTGCAAGAGCCTTCGCATAAAGCTGGGCGTAATCAGTCGGGGCCGCTTTAGCGATGGCGAAATCTGGGTCAAGTACGAGGAGAACGTCCGCGGCGCAGACTGCTTCCTCATCCAGTCGACCAATGCGCCGGCGGACAATCTGATGGAACTGCTGGTGATGATCGACGCCGCGCGCCGTGCTTCGGCCAAGCGCATCACGGCGGTGATTCCATACTTTGGCTATGCCCGCCAGGATCGCAAGGACAGGCCACGGGTAGCCATCACCGCCAAGTTGGTGGCCAATCTCATCACCACTGCCGGAGCCGACCGCGTGCTGACCATGGACCTGCACGCGCCGCAGCTGCAGGGCTTTTTCGACATACCGGTCGACCACCTGTACTCTGCCACCGTGGCGTGTAAGTTTGTCGAAAAGATGCGCATCCCCGACCTGGTCATCGCTTCGCCCGATGTTGGTGGCATCCAGATTGCACGTGCCTACGCACGCCGTTTGCATGCACCGTTGGCACTGGTGGACAAGAGGCGGCCGAGGCCGAACGAAGCGGAGGTACGCACCCTCATCGGCGAGGTGGAGGGCAAGAATGTGCTGCTGGTGGATGACATCGTGGACACCGGCAACACCCTTTGTGAGGTGACAAAGTTCTTGATCGAGCAGCGGGGAGCCAAGGCGGTATCCGCGCTCTGCACCCACGCCGTGCTCTCTGGGCAAGCCGTCGAGAAGCTGCAGGCGTCCCCTCTCAAGCGGCTGGTGGTCACCGATACCATTGCCTTGCCGCCCGAGAAGCGCATCGACAAGCTCGAGGTGATCTCGGTGGCGGAGCTCTTCGCCGAGGGCGTATGGCGGATTCACAGGAACATGTCGGTTAGCAAGCTGTTTAGCGTTACGTGA
- a CDS encoding BMC domain-containing protein: protein MTLDALGLIETKGLVGAIEAADAMVKAAKVQLIGKEKVGGGYVTVMVRGDVGAVKAAVDAGAAAAEKVGELVSVHVIPRPHSDVEMILPKRPNVEVNE, encoded by the coding sequence ATGACGCTCGATGCCCTGGGATTGATCGAGACCAAGGGCCTGGTGGGTGCCATCGAAGCGGCAGATGCGATGGTCAAGGCAGCAAAGGTGCAGCTCATCGGCAAGGAGAAGGTGGGGGGAGGCTATGTGACGGTGATGGTGCGCGGCGACGTGGGCGCCGTCAAAGCAGCCGTGGACGCAGGTGCGGCGGCCGCAGAGAAGGTGGGGGAGCTGGTCTCCGTGCATGTCATCCCGCGGCCGCACTCTGATGTGGAGATGATTCTGCCCAAGCGCCCCAATGTGGAGGTCAATGAGTAG